The genomic region TTTTCCAGGTGAATgagcgcggcgctggcggacgcAAAGGGGAGAGAACGTGGCGTCCGGGGAGACGCATAGAAGGGCAGCCCGGAGGGCAGGGGCAATTCCACGCAAAGACGGGACCTGGTGACCACCACGATGAGCTTTAGTCGCCCGCAGCGGTCGCCACACcggacgctgcggcactcgcgcaccgccaccctgCTCACTGACCCCCATCAAGCGCGGCACAGCCGAAACTGCTTTCCACGCCGCCCCTTGCGTGCTTCTCACGCCGCGCAGTGCCTCCTGCCTaacaacgccgctgccgctgccaacgCCGCGGCGATGTCCACCTCGTACTCCGTCACAACCTACATGACAACCACATACGTAAACTGTGAGGACGTCTCCGGCAGCGACTCCGAATACTCCGAGTACGATCTCGTCAATGAGCAGATGCAGGACTTCTTGCTTGACTCCGAGGACACAtccgacggcgacgccgacgtgGAGGACATCCTCGGCTTTGGGGCGGTTTTTATGGGTGGTTTAATGCCTACACGGTCGATGGATGCTCACCAAGCATGCGCGTGGCGACGCACCACGAAGCCGAACCGCCGACGGATAGCGAAGAAGTCGGAAAGCTGCTCGTCGCTCTCTAACGCTGCACGGCTGACAGCGAGCTCAAGCACCACCATGCTGAGCGACTTGGACACTGTTGTGAGGGAGGCAGTGGTGACCGGTGGggccgcgcagcggcgcggcacccgcaagcagcgacgagcGATGGCAAGCGGTGAGCGGCGTTGGCTTgtgccccctctctctgccgtcTCGGTGGAGTCCACAGATGGTGGAAACGATGGACGAAGGCAGCTACCGTGGTTCACTGTTGTGTTTGATCTAGACGAGACGCTGGTCGGGGCCCGCTACGGCCCCATCCATCTGCGCCCCCACGTTGGCGAGCTCCTGCGGTCACTTCACCGGCTCCCTGTGGAGATCATTGTGTGGACCGCCGGTACGGCGCACTACGTGAATCCCATTCTTCATGCCATCGGGCAAGCCTGCGGCCGACGGCAGTGGTTCCATCACATCATTAGCCGACACAAGCGCTGGTACCGCGACACCAACGTGAGTGTGAAGGACCTGAGGCAGCTCGGTCGTCCTCTGGACCGCCTTGTTATGGTGGAGAACAACCCCATCTCCGCCCTACCGCAGCCCTcgctgtgcgtgctgctcgAAGACTACCTGCAACCAAATGCCGCAGACGAGTCGCTGTTGGTGCTGAAGGGGTTGTTGGAGCGGCTGGCCCTCCAGTACGAGAGAGCAGCACGCACCTCATCCGCCACAGGCACTTGTGAGCAAGCGTCCGAAGAGGAGTGccctgcgcagcggcacacgcgttCGCCAAGAAATACGTTACGGGACGCGACAGCAACTCGCACCACTGCTCTTCCGTCGCTAGAGCTGCTCGTCCGAGATGATGCTGCACTGCAGCTGGTCGAGTTCCGCATGGAGGACATTCTCAAGGAGGACGGTGTCCCGATGCTTCAGCAGGCCGAGATGAGGGAGCTGGTTGGGGGGGCCGATACGTTGCGGTGTCTTTGCCTTTGTTATAcacccccgctgctgccgtcatcCACCGCCGTGGCACCACAGGGCACTGCAGCATTGATGTCATGCGTGTCGATGGCGATGCGCAGCTACGGATCCGTCAATCCGCTACGGCCCCTGTAACGGAAACAGGCGAACCGCTCCAGTGCGCTCTGCGCGACTGTCGATCGCACAGGGGCACATTGCCTTCCTTCTtccgaaaaaaaaaacgatgtgcgcggtgctgcgcgatgtCCTCGACGTATGCTAGCGGCTGCAGTTGCGCCTCTTTTCTGCTAAGCTGTTTTATGTTTGATGTCAAGCGCCACTCttgtcctttttttttctctgtgtgtgttacCCTGAATTCGATGTGGGCTCGCGTCAGAGACGGCTGCGTCTTCTCCTTAAGTATTTCCTTCGTTGTTGGCACCGGTTGCAACCATGAGCCCCTGTGTGATCGGTGTACAGAGAGCACCAAAGCCTGGAGAAGGAgtgtgcgcctgcgctctgttttgttgtttgtaCGACAGCCGTGACACACCACTCACCTGAAGCAGCTGCCACCGACGGACACGCCGAAACGTGCAGCCCATGTGTTTTCCGTATTTGCTGCGGTCAATGTGCGGGCTGCAGAGCAACGCATAGCCCTCAGTgcggtgggggtgggagacGGGAAAGTAATGCGAGAAGGTCATGTCGTGTGCTTGCAAGACGGGGATCTCTTGCACCTCGTTGCCCTCCCGCCCTCgcccgccttctctctctctttcgctggCACCCTCCACCTACACCATCCTGTCTCATCGCTCTTCTACTTCGTGGTCGCTGGTGCCGCTTCCTCACACCAGCTATGCGGTGCACGTAGGGCTCcttcctcgctgccgccggtcACAGGTGCCTGCGCACAGCTTTGCGTCTCCCTTCTCTAGCTCCGAAGGCGTCTCTCTATTATTTTGCTgtcccctctcgctcgcgTGGCGTTGCTTGCCTGCAACCGAACACGACCACATCAAACCATCGCATACGCAACTGCAGCCCTCCGTGCTTTTCCGTTTATCCTGCGTCGTGGGacgacctgctgcgccgtctctcccGCGTCGCGCTGTGCCCTTGTCGCCCTCTCGGAGAGACGTTCATTCCCCCACCACTTTTCTGCTTTTCATCTTGTATGTCTGCTGCATTTGCCGCCATGAAGTCTTACGGAAAGCGaagcggccgcgtcgcctgGGCCCGCAAGCGCTCGCTGTGCTTGCTGTGGCTTGGATTCCTGTACGTCAGCTGGTTTTACTTCCGCGAACTGCAAAGTACGTACAGGGATGCCTTGTCGGATATTCACACGACGGTCGACAAGGGCGTCATCGGCTGTCATTCCGCCAACGTCTCTGTGGCGGTGACGTCGACCTTCATGAACACCTTTATTAAAGCGGCTGTCATTCCCATGATTCAAAATGAGAGCAACACCGTTATTGTCCCCACGCAAGAGGTGAACCACGTCTGGGTGGACGATATGGTGTTGCAGCATTTCAAGCTGCGTTCTCTCACCGTCAGCACCGGCGTGCCAGACGCGCAGAGCATGATGATACGCGCCACGGGACTCGGTCTCCAGGTGAACAAGTCGCGCTTTATCTTCCAGTACATGGGCGTGAGGTGCAGTGGCACCTTCTGGGCGTCACTGAAGGAAATCACTGTCGATGCGGTGATGCGTCTCACGCTTCTACCAGAGGAACGGTGGAACGTGACCTTTCCGCATCTGGCGCTTGACTGGGGTCAGGTGGACGTCCACCACAACTTGGACAGCGAAGCATGCCGTTTAGCGCAAAGGGTGGTGGAGCTGTTCATTGGTGAGCTCGACATCTTCGTGGTCTCAAAAGTAAAGCGAATGTTGGATGAAAAGATGCCGCTGAAGGCAGCTGATGGACTCAACGATGCCTTTGCGAGGTTTGGCATCCGCGCCATCACGCCGCCCGTGATGACAGCCAACGCGATGGCCGTAACACTGGACTTGAACCCGCTCGATTGGGGCTGCGCTTCGACGCCTACCGCGTCAAGCGTGCCTGAACTTGTGTCTCGCGACTTTGCCGTACGCACCACCGCGACGAGCGTGAACAACGTTCTCTACAATGCGGTACAggcgcagcgtctgcaggtGGAGAAGCACCTATCAGCAATGTGGAACACCTCGCTGTTAGCGGATCTTTTCCCTGAGCTTTACCGGGCGTGCCCGGGATGCAGATTGTACACGCTCGCGCAGGCAACAAGGGAACCTGTAATCAATGTGCTGCACGACGGGGAAGTGTCAGTGGATGTCCAGGACCTTCTTGTCGGGGTGTATGTGCAGCCAAACTCCACCGAGCATTCCTCGGCCTTATCTTCTCTCATTACAGAAAAGCAGCTCAGGCCGAGGGCAGGCTTCTCCGCCGGCTACCGATTCCTTCGAAGGAGAAAGAGGATCTCTTCCCAGTACCACCGTAAAGCATTTCCAGTGTTGGCGATCGGGTGCTCCGCCGCGTCCGGTGTCCGCAACATCAGCGCCAGCACAGGTCACTCGATCAGCTACGAGCTACTTCCGGTGCGCGACGTTGCTGTGAAGGTGATGGCGTCTAACATCGGTGACGTCAGCACGAAAGACCTGGAGAAACTCATCACCAAAGTGTGGAACGACTTCGCCGCACCGCTGGTTAACAGTGCGTCCCCGCTGAAGCTGCCGTTCTTTGTCCAGGAGGCACTGTTGAAGGTCGGATCCGACGTCATCGAGGGCGGCGTGAATTTTAGCCTCCATGAAGAGTTTCTGCGGGCCGTCTTCTCGACCCTGTAGGCCGCTCACGGAATGAAAAGGAATGGACGGCTGGaaagcgtgtgtgtgtgtgtggggggggtcCTGCAAgtggtgcagccgcacgtgCACATCCCCACGAACCAAGAAGACGGAAGCGGTTGATGGAATACGACGTGGGCGACGTCTCTGTCTTTGCGGCTTCGCTCTTTCCTGCAATTTTTGTTTCTCGGGCTGACGGCGTTTGATGTTTCTGGTGggtttctccctctttctttctctcgttgTCTTCTGCGCGCCACTTGGGCGCATCTCGtcctgccctcctccctctcttcgtATGTCTTCGCGTCTGtctcgtgtgcgtgggcgACTTCAACTGGGAAAAGGTGGCTTACTTTCTTCACGGGCGCTGAgtggcatcgccgccactcCCTCCCACCTTTCACTGAGCCATTCATtgcttgtttgtgtgtgtttgtgtgtgtgctttctTCCCCTCTACAACCCCTTTCTCCACCTGTTGTGGTGTAGCCGTCGCCATTGTTGTGCGTCAAGTGCTTTATCTGTTCTGTGAGGACCTTTCTCTGCGCCATATCCGTatgcttctccctctctctctctctcgttgttcATCTCTGACGTTTTCCCTGCTGtcttctcctctgccgtATTTCTTTGTTGTTATCGAAGCTCCTCAAAGTTGTCCGGCAGAACATGGATGCGCGTGTTGCCGTCAGCGAGGACATGCCATGTCTGTTGACTGGACAAGGAGCGAGGAGAAACGGACCAGAGGACCCCTCTTCAATGCATCTATCTTGTCCCTGTCGTACATGGCGCTCGGCTCCGTCTGCTTTGTTTCCTGCCGCCTTTGTGTTCTCcctcacatacacacacacacacacacacactgttGTTATTCCACCCTCCCGCTGGCGATGTGTGAGGCGCTTGATGTTCTTTAAATCCATTTTGCTTTTTTCTGCTCgtacgctctctctctctctctctctctctcacttcTTCCATCCCCGATGCCGGGGTGAGGTCGacgcctctgtgcgtgctctctctcgttgttcAGCACTCCGCTGTCTGTGTGGGAAGAGCCAAGCGGCCCACCCCGCCCACCTCATCTCTGCCCAATGCCGAACCACTTCTTGTGATGTCGACGGTCAAGTACGGACGGCGCAGGAAAGCCAGAGCGACCGGCGTCAGTGAACACATCTGTGCCATTCCTGTGACAGGCAGAGCGTCACCGTGACTCGAGCGCATCTCTCACCTTTCCCtcgctgcccactggtgtgggcAGCCTGGGCTACCCCGAGGGAGAAGCCTTACCAGGTGTcgaccggcatgatgtgagagcggctgtgaggcgaaCTCGGcagcgggtgggtgggcagagcctgaggcaggggccgcgcTCAGCTAAATGAGTTGGCGCGTTGCTggagcgcgtgtgcgtctgctgctgcattgCACCAGGTGATGTGCCCCCGTCAGACAGGTCAGGAGTGGTGTGTTGAACACATGCTCTCTGGCAGGAAGTGGATGCGTTGGAGAACGAGGAAACACGCTCTCTTCGTGTACTTGTGAGCCTCGCTGCGGCATCGACTCACCACAGCGGCAGGACATTCACCGACAcccgttttttttgttcgccaaaagtgagggagagggggagagagcagGGCAACTGCACGCCGTCCGCTGTTTCGGATCGTCTCATGCGGCCACCGATGTATTGGCGCGAAATATTGCCGGTATCGAAGCACGCGTTTGATCGCAAGACGCGATTGTCGGCTAAAACCGCGACGTGCTGAAAATACTCCATCCCCAACGAAGAGACACAAGAGACGGCAATGGAGAAAGGTGGCAATATTTAAATCGAGCAACAACGACATCAGTAGATCATGCTCTTGTGCGCACGCTTTCCCACCAACGCAGGCATGTGCGTGGCGAGGCTTGACACTCCCGCCACCCACCGCTCTttattttctttttttttttagcggtgcagcgggggCGGTTGGGGTCCCGACCCAACGCGCAGATCGAGAGGCATTGCACACGGGTCAGCGGTGATGGCCGTCTCTGTTGACGTCGCTGTTACTACATACGCCGTGCAGAACTGCGTGAGCGCGAGCCCCcacacgctgcagctcgtcgccttctgctgcgcgtgcgcctcttgTGGCCCAAggtctct from Leishmania major strain Friedlin complete genome, chromosome 34 harbors:
- a CDS encoding putative expression site-associated protein 5 (ESAG5); amino-acid sequence: MSAAFAAMKSYGKRSGRVAWARKRSLCLLWLGFLYVSWFYFRELQSTYRDALSDIHTTVDKGVIGCHSANVSVAVTSTFMNTFIKAAVIPMIQNESNTVIVPTQEVNHVWVDDMVLQHFKLRSLTVSTGVPDAQSMMIRATGLGLQVNKSRFIFQYMGVRCSGTFWASLKEITVDAVMRLTLLPEERWNVTFPHLALDWGQVDVHHNLDSEACRLAQRVVELFIGELDIFVVSKVKRMLDEKMPLKAADGLNDAFARFGIRAITPPVMTANAMAVTLDLNPLDWGCASTPTASSVPELVSRDFAVRTTATSVNNVLYNAVQAQRLQVEKHLSAMWNTSLLADLFPELYRACPGCRLYTLAQATREPVINVLHDGEVSVDVQDLLVGVYVQPNSTEHSSALSSLITEKQLRPRAGFSAGYRFLRRRKRISSQYHRKAFPVLAIGCSAASGVRNISASTGHSISYELLPVRDVAVKVMASNIGDVSTKDLEKLITKVWNDFAAPLVNSASPLKLPFFVQEALLKVGSDVIEGGVNFSLHEEFLRAVFSTL